A genomic region of Methanosarcina thermophila TM-1 contains the following coding sequences:
- a CDS encoding ArsR/SmtB family transcription factor produces MEAAAVGKLMEAERKLDVNKSKREVEIGRLERFIFDRDQLEVRTQKLSSLVNELDEEALHSEARIFKALSDPNRLKIIKLLKEGELCACELTIALSNSQSTVSHHLSVLKSACLIKERKEGKWSYFRLSEGAVIEILNQAKLLYDK; encoded by the coding sequence GTGGAGGCAGCTGCTGTAGGTAAACTCATGGAAGCTGAAAGAAAATTAGATGTGAATAAAAGTAAGCGTGAAGTAGAAATTGGAAGATTGGAACGTTTTATTTTTGACAGGGATCAGTTAGAGGTAAGAACGCAGAAGCTCAGTTCTCTGGTAAATGAACTGGATGAAGAAGCACTACATTCGGAAGCTAGGATTTTTAAAGCCCTTTCAGATCCCAATCGTCTCAAAATTATAAAACTATTAAAAGAAGGAGAACTCTGTGCCTGCGAATTAACTATTGCCCTTTCAAACTCTCAATCGACTGTTTCTCACCATCTTTCAGTTTTGAAGAGTGCATGCCTGATCAAAGAACGGAAAGAAGGGAAATGGTCTTACTTTCGTCTCTCGGAAGGAGCAGTTATTGAAATACTTAACCAGGCAAAACTACTTTATGATAAATGA
- a CDS encoding DUF6951 family protein: protein MAEFTVNSTICGFVHKVHGSKKGNKIIVDIETPCEKIKKFSHMEVPMMEILDIKNNYVIDRAQEAQCSSNCLVPCAVLNLCRMESGFLAKSLVKKAGGISIDFNEV from the coding sequence TTGGCTGAATTTACTGTAAATTCTACTATCTGTGGTTTTGTCCACAAAGTACATGGAAGCAAAAAAGGAAATAAAATTATTGTTGACATAGAAACCCCATGTGAAAAGATAAAGAAATTTTCTCACATGGAAGTTCCCATGATGGAAATTCTGGATATAAAGAATAACTACGTGATTGATAGAGCACAGGAAGCCCAGTGTTCCTCAAATTGCCTTGTACCCTGTGCAGTGCTCAATCTTTGCAGAATGGAAAGTGGTTTCCTTGCAAAATCTCTGGTAAAAAAGGCAGGTGGCATCAGTATAGATTTTAATGAAGT
- a CDS encoding ArsR/SmtB family transcription factor has translation MDICPYTHITMLDSKVKFFKALGDETRLTILSYLLEHSYCACDFSSLTRKDQTTVSKHLKVLVEAGILKYEKQGRNIIYSIKNEEIGALLLSLGIKDVKPCCDGQQVSGVCPMCKTEHRTNTVNETVDNRVEK, from the coding sequence ATGGATATATGCCCATATACTCATATAACCATGCTTGATAGTAAAGTGAAGTTCTTTAAAGCTCTCGGAGATGAGACAAGGCTTACTATCCTGTCTTACTTGCTGGAGCACAGTTACTGTGCCTGTGATTTCTCTTCTCTTACAAGAAAGGATCAAACTACGGTCTCAAAACACCTTAAGGTTCTTGTTGAGGCTGGTATTTTGAAGTACGAAAAACAGGGAAGAAACATCATCTATAGCATTAAAAACGAGGAGATTGGGGCTTTGCTTCTATCTCTTGGGATTAAGGATGTAAAGCCCTGTTGTGATGGACAGCAGGTCTCAGGAGTATGTCCTATGTGCAAAACTGAACACAGAACTAATACTGTTAATGAGACTGTTGATAACAGGGTTGAGAAATAA
- a CDS encoding universal stress protein codes for MTLNNTYQTILIATDGSKFSQNAVLQGMELAKLVGAKVYVLYVLDKNAYTLPTLETPIYLGSNWDVVEETLRQEGKDAIQYARDVARNKGIGFESVVIEGNPANAILEFAEQKKVNLIIMGTLGKGGLERFLLGSVTNKVIRHSKSSVLVVKE; via the coding sequence GTGACTCTTAACAATACTTACCAGACAATTCTGATTGCAACAGATGGTTCTAAGTTTAGTCAAAATGCCGTGCTTCAAGGAATGGAACTTGCAAAATTAGTGGGCGCAAAGGTCTATGTCCTTTATGTTCTGGACAAAAATGCATATACTCTGCCTACGTTGGAGACACCAATTTATCTAGGCTCTAACTGGGATGTCGTAGAGGAAACTCTGCGTCAAGAAGGAAAGGATGCTATTCAATACGCAAGAGATGTTGCAAGGAATAAGGGAATAGGCTTTGAAAGTGTAGTTATTGAAGGTAACCCCGCCAATGCAATCCTAGAATTTGCTGAGCAGAAAAAAGTAAATCTGATAATAATGGGAACTCTTGGTAAAGGTGGGTTAGAAAGATTTTTGCTTGGAAGTGTAACCAATAAGGTGATAAGGCACTCCAAAAGTTCTGTCCTTGTAGTAAAGGAATAA
- a CDS encoding ArsR/SmtB family transcription factor, producing the protein MSYCCPADPEKKKEWEEKMIQEIDFLDNEIKKASEIFSALGHPIRLKIAYFLSQRDHCVCELIFKLNERQNLVSHHLTIMRKCGIIEAYNVSKWKFYRLNPEFRDILNVISKIKPLQTK; encoded by the coding sequence ATGAGTTACTGCTGTCCTGCGGACCCTGAGAAAAAAAAGGAATGGGAAGAAAAAATGATCCAGGAAATAGATTTTCTGGACAATGAGATTAAAAAAGCGAGTGAAATATTCAGTGCTCTCGGGCATCCTATAAGATTAAAAATTGCATACTTTCTCTCTCAGAGAGACCATTGTGTATGCGAACTTATATTCAAGTTAAATGAGAGGCAGAACCTAGTTTCTCACCATCTGACTATTATGAGAAAATGTGGAATTATCGAAGCTTACAACGTCTCTAAATGGAAGTTTTACAGGCTGAACCCAGAATTCAGAGATATTCTAAACGTTATCTCAAAGATAAAGCCCCTCCAAACTAAGTAA
- a CDS encoding permease, with protein MVDVFYPLQWIADQLTYEVLGIAPDTRLAASVNFVIYDVMKIFVLLAVMIFIVSYMRTYITPERTRQVLGSKQGIRYYVLASLIGTVTPFCSCSSVPIFIGFVEAGVPLGVTFAFLITSPLINEAAVAALWATLGLKATVMYVISGVALGVLGGYLIGHLKLERYVEDFVYKMKVGKQSTEDQKLTIKERVDFAFESVKEIVGRVWLYVIIGVTIGGIFHGYAPEGILEKYAGEDNLLAVPIAVLIGVPLYSNVMAMIPIVESLIGKGLPVGTALAFLMSVTAVSLPEMIILRKVLKKELIAIFVSIVAVSIIFTGYLFNMLL; from the coding sequence ATGGTTGACGTGTTTTATCCTCTTCAATGGATTGCTGACCAACTGACATACGAGGTGTTAGGAATTGCACCTGATACGCGCCTCGCTGCCAGTGTTAATTTTGTTATCTATGATGTAATGAAAATTTTCGTTCTTCTGGCTGTAATGATCTTTATCGTTTCCTACATGAGGACATATATCACTCCTGAAAGAACAAGACAGGTTCTTGGAAGCAAGCAAGGAATCAGATATTATGTTCTTGCGTCTCTTATTGGAACAGTGACTCCTTTCTGTTCGTGTTCATCAGTTCCGATCTTTATAGGATTTGTGGAAGCTGGAGTGCCTCTGGGAGTCACTTTCGCTTTTCTGATCACTTCTCCTCTTATAAACGAAGCTGCTGTAGCTGCTCTATGGGCAACTCTCGGCCTTAAGGCTACAGTGATGTATGTTATATCAGGAGTTGCACTGGGTGTTCTGGGTGGTTATCTAATTGGTCATTTGAAACTTGAAAGATATGTAGAAGACTTTGTGTATAAGATGAAAGTGGGAAAACAGAGTACTGAAGATCAAAAACTAACAATTAAGGAAAGAGTAGATTTTGCTTTTGAGAGCGTAAAGGAAATTGTGGGTAGAGTATGGCTCTATGTAATAATTGGAGTCACTATAGGAGGCATTTTTCATGGATATGCGCCTGAAGGTATACTCGAAAAGTATGCAGGGGAAGACAATCTTCTTGCAGTGCCAATTGCTGTACTTATCGGAGTGCCCCTTTACTCGAACGTTATGGCAATGATACCTATTGTTGAAAGCCTGATAGGAAAAGGACTTCCAGTAGGAACTGCCCTGGCATTTCTCATGTCTGTTACAGCCGTGTCTCTGCCTGAGATGATTATCCTTAGAAAGGTACTGAAAAAAGAACTGATAGCGATCTTTGTTTCAATTGTAGCAGTTTCGATAATCTTTACAGGTTATCTATTCAATATGTTGTTGTAA
- a CDS encoding putative zinc-binding protein, whose amino-acid sequence MALEEQGIGNLMCTVGIGARAPGLMKSAESSDRIIAIDGCPVNCASKTLELAGFKVGRQIVISELGIKKTKDRNPKNEEVDEILEKVIGILQSE is encoded by the coding sequence ATTGCGCTTGAAGAGCAGGGAATTGGAAATCTTATGTGCACTGTTGGAATAGGAGCCAGAGCTCCAGGACTCATGAAATCCGCTGAATCTTCTGACAGGATTATTGCAATTGACGGCTGTCCGGTAAACTGTGCCAGCAAGACTCTCGAACTTGCAGGTTTTAAAGTTGGCCGCCAGATAGTAATTTCAGAATTAGGGATTAAGAAAACAAAGGATAGAAACCCAAAGAATGAAGAAGTAGACGAGATTCTCGAAAAGGTCATTGGGATACTGCAATCGGAGTGA
- a CDS encoding ArsR/SmtB family transcription factor yields MINEENLQLFKALSEDTRYRIIKALIESECKCGENKHGNKGEICACEIPEIIGKTQSNTSMHLAKLQDWGIIKVRKDGKKRLYSIQNEKIRKILEVLEE; encoded by the coding sequence ATGATTAATGAAGAAAATCTACAACTATTTAAGGCCCTTAGCGAAGATACAAGGTATAGAATTATCAAGGCTTTAATTGAATCTGAGTGTAAATGTGGGGAAAATAAACATGGTAATAAAGGAGAAATATGTGCGTGTGAGATCCCAGAAATTATCGGCAAGACTCAATCCAACACCTCAATGCACCTTGCAAAACTACAGGATTGGGGGATAATTAAAGTAAGAAAAGACGGCAAAAAGAGATTATATTCTATACAAAATGAAAAAATCAGGAAAATCTTGGAAGTCCTTGAAGAATAA
- a CDS encoding cytochrome c biogenesis CcdA family protein gives MFSDFLPVAAFFAGVVSVLSPCILPVIPAVFAYSTEKGKFRPLAIVLGLSISFTSMGIVTSLFGATLTAYLDLLYVFAEALLITMGVSLLFDLNIFNFFGNFSSLANSRKEGLFGGLLLGLSLGIVWLPCVGSVLGTILTMVAVSGKVAYGALMLFIYSIGFSIPMLLVAYSANFSSARLQKVSKYGFPLKKIAGLIVLGVGFYMVYQNHFSSF, from the coding sequence ATGTTTTCCGACTTTCTTCCGGTTGCTGCTTTTTTTGCAGGAGTAGTGAGTGTACTCTCCCCCTGCATCCTTCCTGTAATTCCGGCAGTCTTTGCTTATTCAACTGAAAAAGGAAAGTTCAGGCCCCTTGCAATCGTACTGGGGCTGTCCATTTCCTTTACCAGCATGGGGATTGTCACTTCCCTTTTTGGAGCAACACTTACAGCCTATTTAGATCTACTTTATGTCTTTGCCGAGGCTCTTCTTATCACGATGGGTGTTTCACTACTCTTTGACCTCAATATCTTCAATTTTTTTGGAAATTTTTCTTCACTTGCAAATTCCAGAAAGGAAGGTCTTTTTGGAGGCCTTTTACTTGGTCTCTCCCTTGGGATTGTCTGGCTTCCTTGTGTTGGCTCAGTACTTGGTACCATCCTTACAATGGTTGCAGTTTCAGGTAAAGTTGCGTATGGAGCTCTAATGCTTTTCATATATTCCATAGGCTTTTCCATTCCCATGCTTCTCGTTGCTTATTCTGCGAACTTTTCCTCCGCGAGACTTCAGAAAGTTTCAAAATATGGGTTTCCTTTAAAAAAGATTGCAGGCCTTATTGTTTTGGGTGTCGGCTTTTATATGGTTTACCAGAACCATTTTAGTAGTTTCTGA
- a CDS encoding carboxymuconolactone decarboxylase family protein: MSFFNETLPETAEAFGQMRNSIFKDAFLDLKTKELIAVASSVLMRCQFCVDTHSQRAIAAGAAKEEIAEAISVAMFVAAGPQIGWTNIYKENIYDKIFEKDIKEEDDCNCCCGD; encoded by the coding sequence ATGTCATTTTTTAACGAAACATTGCCTGAAACTGCGGAAGCTTTCGGACAGATGAGAAATTCCATTTTTAAAGACGCTTTTCTTGACCTTAAAACAAAAGAATTAATTGCTGTCGCTTCTTCAGTCCTTATGCGCTGTCAGTTCTGCGTTGATACTCATTCCCAAAGAGCCATTGCTGCAGGAGCAGCAAAGGAGGAGATCGCAGAAGCCATTTCAGTCGCAATGTTTGTTGCTGCGGGTCCACAAATAGGATGGACTAATATCTATAAAGAAAACATATACGATAAAATCTTTGAAAAGGATATTAAAGAAGAAGATGACTGTAACTGTTGCTGTGGCGACTGA
- a CDS encoding thioredoxin family protein: MKRLNKIQDKERIYSFPFFLKKPLYVLAIFCLVFFSLGCTDINDSGDKTGTVETTADVNNSASKAELIEVTNLSQIDEALIKGPVVLKLGSKGCIPCKEQEDILSEILPMYQGSASIMLIDIKEYPEFATTFGVRVIPDTCIITGIEDGKYMYIRQDGSKSSERSSARFLGVVDKETLSMTLEKAIDSRNTKE, translated from the coding sequence ATGAAACGACTAAATAAAATACAGGATAAAGAGCGAATTTATTCATTTCCTTTCTTTTTAAAAAAGCCGCTCTATGTTTTAGCTATTTTTTGCTTAGTTTTCTTCAGCTTGGGCTGCACTGATATTAATGATTCTGGTGATAAAACAGGGACTGTTGAAACTACAGCTGATGTTAATAATTCTGCTAGTAAAGCAGAATTGATTGAAGTCACGAACCTTAGTCAGATTGACGAGGCTCTAATAAAAGGTCCCGTTGTGCTGAAGCTTGGATCTAAGGGCTGTATCCCCTGTAAGGAGCAAGAAGATATACTTTCAGAGATTCTTCCAATGTATCAGGGCTCTGCTTCAATCATGCTTATTGATATCAAAGAGTATCCAGAATTTGCGACAACATTTGGAGTAAGAGTAATTCCAGATACCTGTATAATTACAGGCATCGAGGACGGCAAATATATGTATATACGACAGGACGGAAGCAAAAGTTCAGAAAGATCAAGTGCAAGGTTCCTGGGTGTTGTTGATAAAGAAACTCTTTCAATGACACTTGAGAAAGCTATTGACTCCAGAAACACAAAGGAGTAA
- a CDS encoding thioredoxin family protein has protein sequence MKIEILGTGCAKCKKTKETIEKVLKQTGVEAEVIKVEDIEKIMSYGVMVTPAVVIDGDVKLAGKVPDEKDIRKWIAK, from the coding sequence ATGAAAATAGAAATTCTCGGAACAGGATGCGCCAAATGCAAAAAAACAAAAGAAACGATTGAAAAAGTACTGAAACAAACTGGCGTTGAAGCTGAAGTAATTAAAGTTGAGGATATTGAAAAAATTATGAGCTACGGCGTTATGGTTACACCTGCAGTTGTTATCGATGGAGACGTAAAACTTGCGGGCAAAGTTCCAGACGAAAAAGACATTCGAAAATGGATTGCAAAATAA
- a CDS encoding arsenate reductase ArsC, with protein sequence MVPNTRLQEKKKILFLCTHNSARSQMAEGLLRAIYGDRYEAYSAGVSATAVNPYAVQVMKEIGIDISSQYSKTPKEFRDIIFDMAVTVCDRARVSCPICSTNLEIQTEYPKAREVIHKSFEDPAAALGSEEEKLKVFRQVRDEIKDWISQVFGK encoded by the coding sequence ATGGTACCAAATACAAGATTACAGGAAAAAAAGAAAATTCTTTTTCTATGCACTCACAACTCAGCCAGGTCTCAGATGGCGGAAGGTCTTTTGAGGGCTATCTATGGAGATCGATACGAGGCTTACAGTGCTGGGGTCAGTGCCACAGCTGTAAATCCCTATGCTGTTCAGGTTATGAAGGAGATAGGTATCGATATCTCCAGTCAGTACTCAAAAACTCCCAAAGAATTCCGGGATATCATTTTTGATATGGCAGTCACAGTATGTGATCGGGCTAGAGTTTCCTGTCCTATATGCAGTACGAACCTGGAAATTCAGACCGAATACCCCAAAGCAAGAGAAGTAATTCATAAAAGTTTTGAGGATCCTGCTGCAGCTTTGGGATCAGAAGAAGAGAAGCTAAAGGTTTTCCGCCAGGTCAGAGATGAGATAAAAGACTGGATCTCCCAGGTATTTGGGAAATAA
- a CDS encoding permease codes for MFWDNLIVAAKFFIEIAVELTVLFIGITFLVGLIQEYVPDETIKKALGGRNKVVGSILGAGFGALTPFCSCSTVPLLLGMLKAGVPFAAAMAFLFSSPLLNPVIISLFIILLGWKIAALYFVVVFVSTIVIGLLLDGLGFSSQIKPVAVVRNRCDCEQETNAKSRIQRSAVFAFSLFRQLMPYLLLGAGIGAFIHGFVPTDIISRLAGPDNPLAVPVAAIIGVPIYIRAETMIPIGLALIEKGMSVGAVLALIIGGAGASIPELTLLSSIFKRRLLTAFVVTVFSIAVIAGYLANMLTL; via the coding sequence ATGTTCTGGGATAATTTAATTGTGGCGGCCAAGTTCTTTATTGAGATAGCTGTAGAACTTACTGTTTTATTTATTGGAATAACCTTTCTAGTGGGACTGATTCAGGAGTATGTCCCTGATGAAACCATAAAAAAAGCTCTGGGGGGAAGAAATAAAGTTGTAGGCAGTATTCTTGGGGCAGGATTTGGTGCACTTACTCCCTTCTGCTCCTGTTCAACCGTACCGCTTCTCCTGGGGATGCTTAAGGCTGGTGTACCTTTTGCTGCAGCAATGGCATTTCTTTTCTCGTCACCTTTGCTAAACCCGGTAATAATATCTCTATTTATCATACTATTGGGCTGGAAGATAGCTGCTCTCTATTTTGTCGTTGTCTTCGTATCTACAATTGTTATAGGTCTCTTACTTGATGGGTTAGGCTTTTCCAGTCAGATTAAGCCAGTTGCTGTTGTACGAAACCGCTGTGACTGTGAGCAGGAAACGAATGCGAAGTCCAGAATACAGCGGTCTGCAGTATTCGCATTTAGCCTTTTCCGTCAGCTTATGCCTTATCTGCTCTTGGGAGCAGGAATCGGAGCATTCATTCACGGTTTCGTGCCCACGGATATCATTTCCCGCCTAGCCGGGCCGGACAATCCTCTAGCAGTTCCTGTTGCTGCAATTATCGGTGTCCCTATCTATATCCGGGCTGAAACTATGATTCCTATTGGACTGGCACTCATTGAGAAGGGAATGAGTGTGGGAGCTGTTCTGGCACTGATAATCGGCGGTGCAGGAGCCAGCATACCTGAGCTGACACTTCTATCATCAATATTCAAGAGAAGACTACTGACAGCCTTCGTGGTGACGGTTTTTTCAATAGCTGTGATTGCAGGATATCTTGCAAATATGCTGACATTGTGA
- a CDS encoding arsenite methyltransferase, whose translation MDANEKKEVIKKKYQDIAVFGGSCCPGGSCCGETSPVDLSKSLGYSESDVQAVPDANLGLGCGNPTAFADLKPGDIVLDLGSGAGFDCFLAAQKVGSSGKVIGVDMTLEMIEKAQANAQKYGYSNVEFRHGDIEALPVEDSSVDIIISNCVINLAPNKEKVFREAFRVLKPEGRMYISDMVLLEDLPEELKDDTGLLAGCIAGAVLKEEYLKFLKKAGFSIEILNEDLDISKRQYGDLPVESLKLKAWV comes from the coding sequence ATGGATGCAAATGAAAAAAAGGAAGTTATCAAAAAGAAGTATCAGGACATTGCAGTCTTCGGAGGTTCCTGCTGTCCTGGCGGTTCCTGCTGTGGAGAGACAAGTCCGGTAGACCTTTCCAAGTCTCTCGGCTATTCCGAATCTGATGTTCAGGCTGTTCCGGATGCAAACCTGGGACTTGGATGTGGCAACCCTACTGCTTTTGCAGATCTGAAACCGGGAGATATCGTTCTGGACCTGGGTTCTGGTGCGGGATTCGATTGCTTCCTTGCTGCACAAAAAGTCGGAAGCTCAGGAAAGGTTATCGGAGTCGATATGACTCTGGAGATGATTGAAAAAGCGCAGGCTAACGCTCAAAAATATGGATATTCAAACGTTGAATTCCGCCATGGAGATATTGAAGCTCTTCCGGTTGAAGACAGTTCGGTAGATATTATTATCAGCAACTGTGTGATTAACCTGGCACCTAATAAAGAAAAGGTTTTCAGGGAGGCTTTCCGTGTCCTGAAACCAGAGGGCAGGATGTATATTTCGGATATGGTTCTCCTTGAAGATTTACCTGAAGAGCTTAAAGATGACACTGGTCTGCTCGCAGGCTGTATCGCTGGTGCCGTTTTAAAAGAGGAATATTTGAAGTTTCTGAAAAAAGCAGGGTTCTCAATAGAGATTCTAAATGAAGATTTGGATATCAGCAAAAGGCAATACGGAGATTTGCCAGTTGAGAGCCTGAAATTAAAAGCCTGGGTGTAA